The following DNA comes from Coleofasciculus chthonoplastes PCC 7420.
ACAGGCTCTCCAGTAACCGGATCACGGAACCCAAGCAACTCAAGGGTGTAGTCAACTCCGCCAATGTTAAAGGTTTCTGTGGGGAAAGTACTTGGTAAGGTCACAATGTCGGCGCAGGGAGGATTTCCAACGGGACAAGCTGGTGGTGGTTGATTAATAGTTTCATTGATATCAAAGGTAAAATTAAATGTTTGGCTTACTGATGGGGTAATAAAATCTAGAGTAATTCCTAAGTCAGCTTTTGTTACAAATGGCTGAGTGACTGATTGATTAAAGTGACGCAGTGTTCCAACCGAAAACATTTCACCAACATCAAAGCTTTGGCTAGTGACCCCAGTAAATCCTAGACCACTCTTTTCATCAGATAATGGAACACCCCAGCGCACTTGGCTTTCATTGCCTACCGTAAGGAATTCAACAGTATTGCCACCCGGAGGATTCACTGTAATTCCATTATCCAAAAGCACATTGCTCCAACTGCCAGAAGAACT
Coding sequences within:
- a CDS encoding THxN family PEP-CTERM protein — its product is MYKVYFLRKNMKFNLSTLTKTTLSGVAITATLGCLASSADALTLASSSGSWSNVLLDNGITVNPPGGNTVEFLTVGNESQVRWGVPLSDEKSGLGFTGVTSQSFDVGEMFSVGTLRHFNQSVTQPFVTKADLGITLDFITPSVSQTFNFTFDINETINQPPPACPVGNPPCADIVTLPSTFPTETFNIGGVDYTLELLGFRDPVTGEPVKQFVSPENGRPNSATLFAKITTPSEKVPEPTAMVGLGLFGLYLIGRRNQKQKLH